A genomic region of Apium graveolens cultivar Ventura unplaced genomic scaffold, ASM990537v1 ctg3578, whole genome shotgun sequence contains the following coding sequences:
- the LOC141701208 gene encoding uncharacterized protein LOC141701208 isoform X6: protein MGGPQVTGPVRTISQQTFNDTVRENIEDLGMDPTEALQDAIETLTLQGVDLSGIVTCVPGESNPVIECLNKLKQFEIDSSCDNFKIKSDFDLEEVIGVLNELTELCGVEGSGNAMIATRNGGLELVCLICSRVPSGCGRGLVSCLNALAYLLHDLQCTEIFRNSYGPEVVMRILNDGTDNVTMLSSGFSVIAVAATGNEVLKELFMDLKVDELMITLLKEQKNETISSLYDAIRVLLSADDNRVVASQIHLAQSPVSLVSDSVHFSV from the exons atgGGAGGTCCACAAGTAACAGGCCCCGTCCGTACAATTTCACAACAAACTTTCAACGATACAGTTAGAGAAAACATCGAAGATCTCGGAATGGACCCCACCGAAGCACTACAAGACGCTATCGAGACTCTCACTCTTCAAGGCGTCGATCTCTCTG GTATTGTTACTTGTGTTCCGGGGGAGAGTAATCCAGTGATCGAGTGTTTGAATAAATTAAAACAGTTTGAAATCGATTCGAGTTgcgataattttaaaattaagagTGATTTTGATTTGGAGGAAGTGATTGGAGTTTTAAATGAATTGACGGAGTTGTGTGGTGTTGAGGGATCGGGGAATGCTATGATTGCTACTAGAAATGGTGGATTGGAGTTGGTATGTTTGATTTGTTCGAGAGTTCCTAGTGGTTGCGGAAGGGGCTTGGTTTCGTGTTTGAATGCTTTGGCTTATTTACTTCATG ATCTTCAGTGTACTGAAATATTTCGAAATAGCTATGGACCAGAGGTTGTGATGCGCATTCTAAATGATGGAACTGATAATGTTACAATGTTGAGTAGTGGTTTTTCAGTTATTGCTGTAGCTGCAACTGGTAATGAGGTCCTTAAGGAATTATTCATGGACCTGAAAGTTGATGAGCTAATGATCACATTATTAAAAGAACAGAAGAATGAGACTATTTCTAGTCTCTATGATGCTATACGAGTTCTATTATCTGCTGATGATAATCGAGTTGTGGCTTCTCAA ATCCATCTCGCGCAATCACCTGTCTCTCTCGTCTCTGACTCTGTTCATTTCTCTGTTTAA
- the LOC141701208 gene encoding uncharacterized protein LOC141701208 isoform X11: MGGPQVTGPVRTISQQTFNDTVRENIEDLGMDPTEALQDAIETLTLQGVDLSGIVTCVPGESNPVIECLNKLKQFEIDSSCDNFKIKSDFDLEEVIGVLNELTELCGVEGSGNAMIATRNGGLELVCLICSRVPSGCGRGLVSCLNALAYLLHDLQCTEIFRNSYGPEVVMRILNDGTDNVTMLSSGFSVIAVAATGNEVLKELFMDLKVDELMITLLKEQKNETISSLYDAIRVLLSADDNRVVASQIFSVLKYFEIAMDQRL, translated from the exons atgGGAGGTCCACAAGTAACAGGCCCCGTCCGTACAATTTCACAACAAACTTTCAACGATACAGTTAGAGAAAACATCGAAGATCTCGGAATGGACCCCACCGAAGCACTACAAGACGCTATCGAGACTCTCACTCTTCAAGGCGTCGATCTCTCTG GTATTGTTACTTGTGTTCCGGGGGAGAGTAATCCAGTGATCGAGTGTTTGAATAAATTAAAACAGTTTGAAATCGATTCGAGTTgcgataattttaaaattaagagTGATTTTGATTTGGAGGAAGTGATTGGAGTTTTAAATGAATTGACGGAGTTGTGTGGTGTTGAGGGATCGGGGAATGCTATGATTGCTACTAGAAATGGTGGATTGGAGTTGGTATGTTTGATTTGTTCGAGAGTTCCTAGTGGTTGCGGAAGGGGCTTGGTTTCGTGTTTGAATGCTTTGGCTTATTTACTTCATG ATCTTCAGTGTACTGAAATATTTCGAAATAGCTATGGACCAGAGGTTGTGATGCGCATTCTAAATGATGGAACTGATAATGTTACAATGTTGAGTAGTGGTTTTTCAGTTATTGCTGTAGCTGCAACTGGTAATGAGGTCCTTAAGGAATTATTCATGGACCTGAAAGTTGATGAGCTAATGATCACATTATTAAAAGAACAGAAGAATGAGACTATTTCTAGTCTCTATGATGCTATACGAGTTCTATTATCTGCTGATGATAATCGAGTTGTGGCTTCTCAA
- the LOC141701208 gene encoding uncharacterized protein LOC141701208 isoform X3, producing MGGPQVTGPVRTISQQTFNDTVRENIEDLGMDPTEALQDAIETLTLQGVDLSGIVTCVPGESNPVIECLNKLKQFEIDSSCYNSKIKSDFDLEEVIGVLNELTELCGVEGSGNAAIATRNGGLELVYLIYSRVPSGCGRGLVSCLNALAYLLHDLQCTEIFRNSYGPEVVMRILNDGTDNVTMLSSGFSVIAVAATGNEVLKELFMDLKVDELMITLLKEPKNETISSLYDAIRVLLSADDNRVVASQVSKLVVLISFVHCCKLPINMSFHSC from the exons atgGGAGGTCCACAAGTAACAGGCCCCGTCCGTACAATTTCACAACAAACTTTCAACGATACAGTTAGAGAAAACATCGAAGATCTGGGAATGGACCCCACCGAAGCACTACAAGACGCTATCGAGACTCTCACTCTTCAAGGCGTCGATCTCTCTg GTATTGTTACTTGTGTTCCGGGGGAGAGTAATCCAGTGATCGAGTGTTTGAATAAATTAAAACAGTTTGAAATCGATTCGAGTTGCTATAATTCTAAAATTAAGAGTGATTTTGATTTGGAGGAAGTGATTGGAGTTTTAAATGAATTGACGGAGTTGTGTGGTGTTGAGGGATCGGGGAATGCTGCGATTGCTACTAGAAATGGTGGATTGGAGTTGGTATATTTGATTTATTCGAGAGTTCCTAGTGGTTGCGGAAGGGGCTTGGTTTCGTGTTTGAATGCTTTGGCTTATTTACTTCATG ATCTTCAGTGTACTGAAATATTTCGAAATAGCTATGGACCAGAGGTTGTGATGCGCATTCTAAATGATGGAACTGATAATGTTACAATGTTGAGTAGTGGTTTTTCAGTTATTGCTGTAGCTGCAACTGGTAATGAGGTCCTTAAGGAATTATTCATGGACCTGAAAGTTGATGAGCTAATGATCACATTATTAAAAGAACCGAAGAATGAGACTATTTCTAGTCTCTATGATGCTATACGAGTTCTATTATCTGCTGATGATAATCGAGTTGTGGCTTCTCAAGTAAGTAAATTGGTTGTTTTAATAAGTTTTGTACATTGTTGTAAATTGCCAATCAATATGTCTTTTCACAGTTGCTAA
- the LOC141701208 gene encoding uncharacterized protein LOC141701208 isoform X12, translating into MGGPQVTGPVRTISQQTFNDTVRENIEDLGMDPTEALQDAIETLTLQGVDLSGIVTCVPGESNPVIECLNKLKQFEIDSSCYNSKIKSDFDLEEVIGVLNELTELCGVEGSGNAAIATRNGGLELVYLIYSRVPSGCGRGLVSCLNALAYLLHDLQCTEIFRNSYGPEVVMRILNDGTDNVTMLSSGFSVIAVAATGNEVLKELFMDLKVDELMITLLKEPKNETISSLYDAIRVLLSADDNRVVASQIFSVLKYFEIAMDQRL; encoded by the exons atgGGAGGTCCACAAGTAACAGGCCCCGTCCGTACAATTTCACAACAAACTTTCAACGATACAGTTAGAGAAAACATCGAAGATCTGGGAATGGACCCCACCGAAGCACTACAAGACGCTATCGAGACTCTCACTCTTCAAGGCGTCGATCTCTCTg GTATTGTTACTTGTGTTCCGGGGGAGAGTAATCCAGTGATCGAGTGTTTGAATAAATTAAAACAGTTTGAAATCGATTCGAGTTGCTATAATTCTAAAATTAAGAGTGATTTTGATTTGGAGGAAGTGATTGGAGTTTTAAATGAATTGACGGAGTTGTGTGGTGTTGAGGGATCGGGGAATGCTGCGATTGCTACTAGAAATGGTGGATTGGAGTTGGTATATTTGATTTATTCGAGAGTTCCTAGTGGTTGCGGAAGGGGCTTGGTTTCGTGTTTGAATGCTTTGGCTTATTTACTTCATG ATCTTCAGTGTACTGAAATATTTCGAAATAGCTATGGACCAGAGGTTGTGATGCGCATTCTAAATGATGGAACTGATAATGTTACAATGTTGAGTAGTGGTTTTTCAGTTATTGCTGTAGCTGCAACTGGTAATGAGGTCCTTAAGGAATTATTCATGGACCTGAAAGTTGATGAGCTAATGATCACATTATTAAAAGAACCGAAGAATGAGACTATTTCTAGTCTCTATGATGCTATACGAGTTCTATTATCTGCTGATGATAATCGAGTTGTGGCTTCTCAA ATCTTCAGTGTACTGAAATATTTCGAAATAGCTATGGACCAGAGGTTGTGA
- the LOC141701208 gene encoding uncharacterized protein LOC141701208 isoform X2 → MGGPQVTGPVRTISQQTFNDTVRENIEDLGMDPTEALQDAIETLTLQGVDLSGIVTCVPGESNPVIECLNKLKQFEIDSSCDNFKIKSDFDLEEVIGVLNELTELCGVEGSGNAAIATRNGGLELVCLICSRVPSGCRRGLVSCLNALAYLLHDLQCTEIFRNSYGPEVVMRILNDGTDNVTILSSGFSVIAVAATGNEVLKELFMDLKVDELMITLLKEQKNETISSLYDAIRVLLSADDNRVVASQVSKLVVLISFVHCCKLPINMSFHSC, encoded by the exons atgGGAGGTCCACAAGTAACAGGCCCCGTCCGTACAATTTCACAACAAACTTTCAACGATACAGTTAGAGAAAACATCGAAGATCTCGGAATGGACCCCACCGAAGCACTACAAGACGCTATCGAGACTCTCACTCTTCAAGGCGTCGATCTCTCTG GTATTGTTACTTGTGTTCCGGGGGAGAGTAATCCAGTGATCGAGTGTTTGAATAAATTAAAACAGTTTGAAATCGATTCGAGTTgcgataattttaaaattaagagTGATTTTGATTTGGAGGAAGTGATTGGAGTTTTAAATGAATTGACGGAGTTGTGTGGTGTTGAGGGATCTGGGAATGCTGCGATTGCTACTAGAAATGGTGGATTGGAGTTGGTATGTTTGATTTGTTCGAGAGTTCCTAGTGGTTGCAGAAGGGGCTTGGTTTCGTGTTTGAATGCTTTGGCTTATTTACTTCATG ATCTTCAGTGTACTGAAATATTTCGAAATAGCTATGGACCAGAGGTTGTGATGCGCATTCTAAATGATGGAACTGATAATGTTACAATATTGAGTAGTGGTTTTTCAGTTATTGCTGTAGCTGCAACTGGTAATGAGGTCCTTAAGGAATTATTCATGGACCTGAAAGTTGATGAGCTAATGATCACATTATTAAAAGAACAGAAGAATGAGACTATTTCTAGTCTCTATGATGCTATACGAGTTCTATTATCTGCTGATGATAATCGAGTTGTGGCTTCTCAAGTAAGTAAATTGGTTGTTTTAATAAGTTTTGTACATTGTTGTAAATTGCCAATCAATATGTCTTTTCACAGTTGCTAA
- the LOC141701208 gene encoding uncharacterized protein LOC141701208 isoform X15 — protein MGGPQVTGPVRTISQQTFNDTVRENIEDLGMDPTEALQDAIETLTLQGVDLSGIVTCVPGESNPVIECLNKLKQFEIDSSCYNSKIKSDFDLEEVIGVLNELTELCGVEGSGNAAIATRNGGLELVYLIYSRVPSGCGRGLVSCLNALAYLLHDLQCTEIFRNSYGPEVVMRILNDGTDNVTMLSSGFSVIAVAATGNEVLKELFMDLKVDELMITLLKEPKNETISSLYDAIRVLLSADDNRVVASQDIL, from the exons atgGGAGGTCCACAAGTAACAGGCCCCGTCCGTACAATTTCACAACAAACTTTCAACGATACAGTTAGAGAAAACATCGAAGATCTGGGAATGGACCCCACCGAAGCACTACAAGACGCTATCGAGACTCTCACTCTTCAAGGCGTCGATCTCTCTg GTATTGTTACTTGTGTTCCGGGGGAGAGTAATCCAGTGATCGAGTGTTTGAATAAATTAAAACAGTTTGAAATCGATTCGAGTTGCTATAATTCTAAAATTAAGAGTGATTTTGATTTGGAGGAAGTGATTGGAGTTTTAAATGAATTGACGGAGTTGTGTGGTGTTGAGGGATCGGGGAATGCTGCGATTGCTACTAGAAATGGTGGATTGGAGTTGGTATATTTGATTTATTCGAGAGTTCCTAGTGGTTGCGGAAGGGGCTTGGTTTCGTGTTTGAATGCTTTGGCTTATTTACTTCATG ATCTTCAGTGTACTGAAATATTTCGAAATAGCTATGGACCAGAGGTTGTGATGCGCATTCTAAATGATGGAACTGATAATGTTACAATGTTGAGTAGTGGTTTTTCAGTTATTGCTGTAGCTGCAACTGGTAATGAGGTCCTTAAGGAATTATTCATGGACCTGAAAGTTGATGAGCTAATGATCACATTATTAAAAGAACCGAAGAATGAGACTATTTCTAGTCTCTATGATGCTATACGAGTTCTATTATCTGCTGATGATAATCGAGTTGTGGCTTCTCAA GACATACTATAA
- the LOC141701208 gene encoding uncharacterized protein LOC141701208 isoform X1 → MGGPQVTGPVRTISQQTFNDTVRENIEDLGMDPTEALQDAIETLTLQGVDLSGIVTCVPGESNPVIECLNKLKQFEIDSSCDNFKIKSDFDLEEVIGVLNELTELCGVEGSGNAMIATRNGGLELVCLICSRVPSGCGRGLVSCLNALAYLLHDLQCTEIFRNSYGPEVVMRILNDGTDNVTMLSSGFSVIAVAATGNEVLKELFMDLKVDELMITLLKEQKNETISSLYDAIRVLLSADDNRVVASQVSKLVVLISFVHCCKLPINMSFHSC, encoded by the exons atgGGAGGTCCACAAGTAACAGGCCCCGTCCGTACAATTTCACAACAAACTTTCAACGATACAGTTAGAGAAAACATCGAAGATCTCGGAATGGACCCCACCGAAGCACTACAAGACGCTATCGAGACTCTCACTCTTCAAGGCGTCGATCTCTCTG GTATTGTTACTTGTGTTCCGGGGGAGAGTAATCCAGTGATCGAGTGTTTGAATAAATTAAAACAGTTTGAAATCGATTCGAGTTgcgataattttaaaattaagagTGATTTTGATTTGGAGGAAGTGATTGGAGTTTTAAATGAATTGACGGAGTTGTGTGGTGTTGAGGGATCGGGGAATGCTATGATTGCTACTAGAAATGGTGGATTGGAGTTGGTATGTTTGATTTGTTCGAGAGTTCCTAGTGGTTGCGGAAGGGGCTTGGTTTCGTGTTTGAATGCTTTGGCTTATTTACTTCATG ATCTTCAGTGTACTGAAATATTTCGAAATAGCTATGGACCAGAGGTTGTGATGCGCATTCTAAATGATGGAACTGATAATGTTACAATGTTGAGTAGTGGTTTTTCAGTTATTGCTGTAGCTGCAACTGGTAATGAGGTCCTTAAGGAATTATTCATGGACCTGAAAGTTGATGAGCTAATGATCACATTATTAAAAGAACAGAAGAATGAGACTATTTCTAGTCTCTATGATGCTATACGAGTTCTATTATCTGCTGATGATAATCGAGTTGTGGCTTCTCAAGTAAGTAAATTGGTTGTTTTAATAAGTTTTGTACATTGTTGTAAATTGCCAATCAATATGTCTTTTCACAGTTGCTAA
- the LOC141701208 gene encoding uncharacterized protein LOC141701208 isoform X7, translated as MGGPQVTGPVRTISQQTFNDTVRENIEDLGMDPTEALQDAIETLTLQGVDLSGIVTCVPGESNPVIECLNKLKQFEIDSSCYNSKIKSDFDLEEVIGVLNELTELCGVEGSGNAAIATRNGGLELVYLIYSRVPSGCGRGLVSCLNALAYLLHDLQCTEIFRNSYGPEVVMRILNDGTDNVTMLSSGFSVIAVAATGNEVLKELFMDLKVDELMITLLKEPKNETISSLYDAIRVLLSADDNRVVASQIHLAQSPVSLVSDSVHFSV; from the exons atgGGAGGTCCACAAGTAACAGGCCCCGTCCGTACAATTTCACAACAAACTTTCAACGATACAGTTAGAGAAAACATCGAAGATCTGGGAATGGACCCCACCGAAGCACTACAAGACGCTATCGAGACTCTCACTCTTCAAGGCGTCGATCTCTCTg GTATTGTTACTTGTGTTCCGGGGGAGAGTAATCCAGTGATCGAGTGTTTGAATAAATTAAAACAGTTTGAAATCGATTCGAGTTGCTATAATTCTAAAATTAAGAGTGATTTTGATTTGGAGGAAGTGATTGGAGTTTTAAATGAATTGACGGAGTTGTGTGGTGTTGAGGGATCGGGGAATGCTGCGATTGCTACTAGAAATGGTGGATTGGAGTTGGTATATTTGATTTATTCGAGAGTTCCTAGTGGTTGCGGAAGGGGCTTGGTTTCGTGTTTGAATGCTTTGGCTTATTTACTTCATG ATCTTCAGTGTACTGAAATATTTCGAAATAGCTATGGACCAGAGGTTGTGATGCGCATTCTAAATGATGGAACTGATAATGTTACAATGTTGAGTAGTGGTTTTTCAGTTATTGCTGTAGCTGCAACTGGTAATGAGGTCCTTAAGGAATTATTCATGGACCTGAAAGTTGATGAGCTAATGATCACATTATTAAAAGAACCGAAGAATGAGACTATTTCTAGTCTCTATGATGCTATACGAGTTCTATTATCTGCTGATGATAATCGAGTTGTGGCTTCTCAA ATCCATCTCGCGCAATCACCTGTCTCTCTCGTCTCTGACTCTGTTCATTTCTCTGTTTAA
- the LOC141701208 gene encoding uncharacterized protein LOC141701208 isoform X10, whose product MGGPQVTGPVRTISQQTFNDTVRENIEDLGMDPTEALQDAIETLTLQGVDLSGIVTCVPGESNPVIECLNKLKQFEIDSSCDNFKIKSDFDLEEVIGVLNELTELCGVEGSGNAAIATRNGGLELVCLICSRVPSGCRRGLVSCLNALAYLLHDLQCTEIFRNSYGPEVVMRILNDGTDNVTILSSGFSVIAVAATGNEVLKELFMDLKVDELMITLLKEQKNETISSLYDAIRVLLSADDNRVVASQIFSVLKYFEIAMDQRL is encoded by the exons atgGGAGGTCCACAAGTAACAGGCCCCGTCCGTACAATTTCACAACAAACTTTCAACGATACAGTTAGAGAAAACATCGAAGATCTCGGAATGGACCCCACCGAAGCACTACAAGACGCTATCGAGACTCTCACTCTTCAAGGCGTCGATCTCTCTG GTATTGTTACTTGTGTTCCGGGGGAGAGTAATCCAGTGATCGAGTGTTTGAATAAATTAAAACAGTTTGAAATCGATTCGAGTTgcgataattttaaaattaagagTGATTTTGATTTGGAGGAAGTGATTGGAGTTTTAAATGAATTGACGGAGTTGTGTGGTGTTGAGGGATCTGGGAATGCTGCGATTGCTACTAGAAATGGTGGATTGGAGTTGGTATGTTTGATTTGTTCGAGAGTTCCTAGTGGTTGCAGAAGGGGCTTGGTTTCGTGTTTGAATGCTTTGGCTTATTTACTTCATG ATCTTCAGTGTACTGAAATATTTCGAAATAGCTATGGACCAGAGGTTGTGATGCGCATTCTAAATGATGGAACTGATAATGTTACAATATTGAGTAGTGGTTTTTCAGTTATTGCTGTAGCTGCAACTGGTAATGAGGTCCTTAAGGAATTATTCATGGACCTGAAAGTTGATGAGCTAATGATCACATTATTAAAAGAACAGAAGAATGAGACTATTTCTAGTCTCTATGATGCTATACGAGTTCTATTATCTGCTGATGATAATCGAGTTGTGGCTTCTCAA ATCTTCAGTGTACTGAAATATTTCGAAATAGCTATGGACCAGAGGTTGTGA
- the LOC141701208 gene encoding uncharacterized protein LOC141701208 isoform X5 gives MGGPQVTGPVRTISQQTFNDTVRENIEDLGMDPTEALQDAIETLTLQGVDLSGIVTCVPGESNPVIECLNKLKQFEIDSSCDNFKIKSDFDLEEVIGVLNELTELCGVEGSGNAAIATRNGGLELVCLICSRVPSGCRRGLVSCLNALAYLLHDLQCTEIFRNSYGPEVVMRILNDGTDNVTILSSGFSVIAVAATGNEVLKELFMDLKVDELMITLLKEQKNETISSLYDAIRVLLSADDNRVVASQIHLAQSPVSLVSDSVHFSV, from the exons atgGGAGGTCCACAAGTAACAGGCCCCGTCCGTACAATTTCACAACAAACTTTCAACGATACAGTTAGAGAAAACATCGAAGATCTCGGAATGGACCCCACCGAAGCACTACAAGACGCTATCGAGACTCTCACTCTTCAAGGCGTCGATCTCTCTG GTATTGTTACTTGTGTTCCGGGGGAGAGTAATCCAGTGATCGAGTGTTTGAATAAATTAAAACAGTTTGAAATCGATTCGAGTTgcgataattttaaaattaagagTGATTTTGATTTGGAGGAAGTGATTGGAGTTTTAAATGAATTGACGGAGTTGTGTGGTGTTGAGGGATCTGGGAATGCTGCGATTGCTACTAGAAATGGTGGATTGGAGTTGGTATGTTTGATTTGTTCGAGAGTTCCTAGTGGTTGCAGAAGGGGCTTGGTTTCGTGTTTGAATGCTTTGGCTTATTTACTTCATG ATCTTCAGTGTACTGAAATATTTCGAAATAGCTATGGACCAGAGGTTGTGATGCGCATTCTAAATGATGGAACTGATAATGTTACAATATTGAGTAGTGGTTTTTCAGTTATTGCTGTAGCTGCAACTGGTAATGAGGTCCTTAAGGAATTATTCATGGACCTGAAAGTTGATGAGCTAATGATCACATTATTAAAAGAACAGAAGAATGAGACTATTTCTAGTCTCTATGATGCTATACGAGTTCTATTATCTGCTGATGATAATCGAGTTGTGGCTTCTCAA ATCCATCTCGCGCAATCACCTGTCTCTCTCGTCTCTGACTCTGTTCATTTCTCTGTTTAA